Proteins from a single region of Sphingomonas sp.:
- a CDS encoding dicarboxylate/amino acid:cation symporter, translating into MGAVATEYAAVPPAPLPFWKHLYFWVLVGIAAGVMLGALAPAWGAWCEWIGLAFVDLVKMVIAPVIFLTVVTGIAGSRELRSTGRVAIKALGYFLFFSTLALIVGLLVAHFIQPGAGMHVDAATLDASKVHGYEEKAHETTVIGFIRAMIPATLFSAFTSGSILQVLLVAILFGVSLALVGEPARPVTEMLERIGAVVFRLVRIVMAAAPVGAFGAMAFTVGKYGVGALASLAWLVGSFYVTALIFVLVVLGGTATLAGFSIFKLLRYLKAELLLVLGTSSSEAALPALIDRMEHAGIDRQVVGLVVPLGYSFNLDGTNIYMTLAALFIAQATGVELSLGQQIALLGVAMLSSKGAAGVTGSGFITLAATLAVVPSVPVAGMALILGVDRFMSECRSLTNFIGNAVATVVVGRWEGAVDRERLAAALDGRLPEMPTRPAAEADPD; encoded by the coding sequence ATGGGCGCAGTCGCAACCGAATATGCAGCCGTGCCGCCGGCGCCGCTACCCTTTTGGAAGCATCTCTATTTCTGGGTGCTCGTCGGCATTGCCGCCGGCGTGATGCTCGGCGCATTGGCGCCGGCATGGGGTGCGTGGTGCGAGTGGATCGGTCTGGCATTCGTCGATCTGGTCAAGATGGTGATCGCGCCGGTGATCTTCCTCACCGTGGTGACCGGTATCGCCGGATCGCGCGAACTGCGTTCGACCGGCCGCGTCGCGATCAAGGCGCTGGGGTATTTCCTGTTCTTCTCGACGCTGGCGCTGATCGTCGGCCTGCTCGTCGCCCATTTCATCCAGCCCGGCGCCGGCATGCATGTCGATGCGGCGACGCTCGATGCCAGCAAGGTCCATGGCTATGAGGAGAAGGCGCATGAGACGACGGTGATCGGCTTCATCCGCGCGATGATCCCGGCCACCCTGTTCTCGGCCTTCACGAGTGGCTCGATCCTGCAGGTCTTGCTGGTCGCGATCCTGTTCGGTGTGTCGTTGGCGCTGGTCGGCGAACCGGCGCGGCCGGTGACCGAGATGCTCGAGCGCATCGGCGCGGTGGTGTTCCGCCTCGTCCGCATCGTCATGGCCGCTGCGCCGGTGGGCGCGTTCGGGGCGATGGCGTTCACTGTCGGCAAATATGGCGTGGGAGCGCTCGCCAGCCTCGCCTGGCTGGTGGGGAGCTTCTACGTCACCGCCTTGATCTTCGTCCTCGTCGTGCTGGGCGGCACCGCCACGCTGGCAGGCTTTTCGATCTTCAAGCTGCTTCGCTACCTCAAGGCCGAATTGCTGCTGGTACTCGGCACTTCCTCGTCCGAAGCCGCCCTCCCCGCCCTGATCGACAGGATGGAGCACGCCGGTATCGACAGGCAGGTGGTCGGGCTGGTCGTGCCGCTCGGCTATTCGTTCAATCTCGACGGTACCAATATCTACATGACGCTGGCGGCGCTGTTCATCGCCCAGGCGACCGGCGTCGAGCTGTCGCTGGGCCAGCAGATCGCCCTGCTCGGCGTAGCGATGCTGAGCTCGAAGGGGGCGGCCGGGGTCACGGGATCGGGCTTCATCACCCTCGCCGCGACGCTGGCGGTGGTGCCGAGCGTGCCGGTGGCGGGGATGGCGCTGATCCTCGGCGTCGATCGCTTCATGAGCGAATGCCGCAGCCTCACCAACTTCATCGGCAACGCGGTGGCGACCGTCGTCGTCGGGCGCTGGGAAGGCGCGGTCGATCGCGAAAGGCTGGCGGCGGCGCTGGACGGGCGATTGCCGGAGATGCCAACGCGGCCCGCGGCGGAGGCCGATCCGGATTAG
- a CDS encoding M20/M25/M40 family metallo-hydrolase produces the protein MNKRILLAAAAALALPLPALAQTAPLDPAALRDAALRDDIAWDITEGLTTEVGQRLAATEAEARAREWGARKLKALGFQNVRIETFKMPLWVRGEEKAEVLGASAQKLTITALGNSGTTGPKGVEGEIVYFPTIADLQMAPAGSLKGKIAFVSHSMTATQDGSQYGAFGAARRSGPSTAAAKGAVAILIRSIGTDYHRNPHTGVTNWPKDVKPIAAAALAVPDSEQLERLLKRGPVRMKLLITPEFKGEAESGNVIGEVPGSDPDAGIVLVGGHLDSWDLGTGAIDDATGVAITTAAAKRIMDAGQPRRTIRVVWFGAEEVGGFGGEAYAKAHGGERHVFASESDFGADRIWKFTVNLPESAASLSDKLAVALGPLGISRGRDLAGGGTDVEPILRGKVATVALAQSGLRYFDYHHTPDDTLDKVDPVQLRQNVAAWTATLAIVANAAEEIGPVEKTGRE, from the coding sequence ATGAACAAGCGCATCCTGCTCGCGGCCGCCGCGGCTCTCGCCCTTCCCCTCCCCGCACTGGCGCAGACCGCGCCGCTCGATCCGGCGGCGCTGCGCGACGCCGCGCTCAGGGACGATATCGCCTGGGACATCACCGAGGGGCTGACCACCGAAGTCGGCCAGAGGCTGGCGGCGACCGAGGCTGAGGCCCGGGCACGCGAATGGGGCGCGAGGAAGCTGAAGGCGCTCGGCTTCCAGAACGTCCGCATCGAGACCTTCAAGATGCCGCTCTGGGTGCGCGGCGAGGAAAAGGCCGAGGTGCTGGGCGCATCGGCCCAGAAGCTGACGATCACGGCGCTCGGCAATTCGGGCACGACCGGGCCCAAGGGCGTCGAAGGCGAGATCGTCTATTTCCCGACCATCGCCGATCTGCAGATGGCGCCGGCGGGAAGCCTCAAGGGCAAGATCGCATTCGTCAGCCATTCGATGACCGCGACGCAGGACGGCTCGCAATATGGCGCGTTCGGCGCGGCGCGGCGTTCGGGCCCGAGCACGGCGGCGGCGAAGGGCGCGGTGGCGATCCTGATCCGCTCGATCGGCACCGATTATCACCGCAACCCGCACACCGGCGTGACCAACTGGCCCAAGGACGTGAAGCCGATCGCCGCGGCGGCGCTGGCGGTTCCCGATTCGGAACAACTCGAACGGCTGCTCAAGCGCGGACCGGTGCGGATGAAGCTGTTGATCACCCCCGAGTTCAAGGGCGAGGCCGAATCGGGCAACGTCATCGGCGAAGTCCCGGGCAGCGATCCGGATGCCGGCATCGTGCTGGTCGGCGGGCATCTCGATAGCTGGGATCTCGGCACCGGCGCGATCGACGACGCCACCGGCGTCGCAATCACCACCGCCGCCGCCAAGCGGATCATGGATGCGGGCCAGCCGCGCCGCACGATCCGCGTCGTCTGGTTCGGTGCCGAGGAAGTCGGCGGCTTCGGCGGCGAAGCCTATGCCAAGGCGCATGGCGGCGAGCGCCACGTCTTCGCCAGCGAATCCGATTTCGGCGCGGACCGCATCTGGAAGTTCACCGTCAACCTGCCCGAGAGCGCGGCGAGCCTGAGCGACAAGCTCGCGGTCGCGCTCGGACCACTCGGCATCTCTCGCGGCCGCGATCTCGCCGGTGGCGGCACCGATGTCGAGCCGATCCTGCGGGGCAAGGTGGCGACCGTGGCGCTGGCCCAATCGGGCCTGCGCTATTTCGATTATCACCACACGCCCGACGATACGCTCGACAAGGTCGATCCCGTCCAGCTCCGCCAGAACGTCGCCGCCTGGACCGCGACTCTGGCAATTGTGGCAAATGCGGCGGAGGAAATCGGACCTGTGGAAAAGACCGGCCGCGAGTGA
- the ettA gene encoding energy-dependent translational throttle protein EttA, producing the protein MSAQYAFVMKDMTKTFPGAPKPVLSNINLQFYQGAKIGIVGPNGAGKSTLMKIMAGVDKDFTGEAWPGEYITVGYLEQEPQLDPSKTVLENVKEGARETADLVERFNAISAEMGDPKDDTDFDALMEEMGDLQAKIDAVDGWTLDNQLEVAMEALRCPPGDWPVANLSGGEKRRIALTRLLIQKPSILLLDEPTNHLDAESVEWLENHLKEYAGAVLMITHDRYFLDNVVGWILEIDRGKYFPYEGNYSTYLEKKSKRLEQEEREESGRQKAIKDELEWIRQGAKGRQTKSKARIAKFEQLVEAQQNRTPGKAQIVIQVPERLGGKVIEVENISKAYGDKLLFENLSFTLPAGGIVGVIGPNGAGKSTLFKLITGQEQPDSGTIEMGSTVRLGYVDQSRDHLNDKNNVWEEISDGLDYMKVNGHDQSTRAYVGAFNFKGQDQQKNVGKLSGGERNRVNIAKMLKRGGNVLLLDEPTNDLDVETLGALEEAIENFAGCAVVISHDRFFLDRLATHILAFEGNSHVEWFEGNFEAYEEDKKRRLGDAADRPTALSYKKLTR; encoded by the coding sequence ATGTCCGCCCAATACGCCTTTGTCATGAAGGACATGACCAAGACCTTCCCCGGCGCGCCCAAGCCGGTGCTCAGCAATATCAACCTGCAATTCTATCAGGGCGCCAAGATCGGCATCGTCGGCCCCAACGGCGCCGGCAAGTCGACGCTGATGAAGATCATGGCGGGCGTCGACAAGGATTTCACCGGTGAGGCATGGCCGGGCGAGTATATCACCGTCGGCTATCTGGAGCAGGAGCCCCAGCTCGACCCCAGCAAGACCGTGCTGGAAAACGTCAAGGAAGGCGCGCGCGAGACCGCCGACCTGGTCGAGCGCTTCAACGCGATCTCGGCCGAGATGGGCGATCCCAAGGACGACACCGATTTCGACGCGCTGATGGAGGAGATGGGCGATCTCCAGGCCAAGATCGACGCGGTCGATGGCTGGACGCTCGACAACCAACTCGAAGTCGCGATGGAGGCTCTTCGCTGCCCGCCGGGGGACTGGCCGGTCGCGAACCTCTCAGGCGGTGAGAAGCGCCGCATCGCGCTGACCCGGCTGCTGATCCAGAAGCCCTCGATCCTGCTGCTCGACGAACCGACCAACCATCTCGATGCCGAGAGCGTCGAGTGGCTGGAAAACCACCTCAAGGAATATGCCGGCGCGGTGCTGATGATCACCCACGACCGCTATTTCCTCGACAATGTCGTCGGCTGGATCCTCGAGATCGATCGCGGCAAATATTTCCCGTACGAGGGCAATTATTCGACCTATCTGGAAAAGAAGTCGAAGCGCCTCGAGCAGGAGGAGCGCGAGGAATCGGGCCGGCAAAAGGCGATCAAGGACGAGCTGGAGTGGATCCGGCAGGGCGCCAAGGGCCGCCAGACCAAGTCCAAGGCGCGTATCGCCAAGTTCGAGCAGCTCGTCGAAGCCCAGCAGAACCGCACCCCCGGCAAGGCCCAGATCGTCATCCAGGTGCCCGAGCGCCTGGGCGGCAAGGTCATCGAGGTCGAGAACATCTCCAAGGCCTATGGCGACAAGCTGCTGTTCGAGAATCTCTCCTTCACGCTGCCTGCCGGCGGCATTGTCGGCGTCATCGGTCCGAACGGCGCCGGCAAGTCGACGCTGTTCAAGCTGATCACCGGCCAGGAGCAGCCCGATAGCGGCACGATCGAAATGGGCTCGACCGTCCGTCTCGGCTATGTCGACCAGAGCCGCGATCACCTCAACGACAAGAACAATGTCTGGGAGGAAATCTCGGACGGGCTCGATTACATGAAGGTCAACGGCCACGATCAGTCGACCCGCGCCTATGTCGGCGCGTTCAACTTCAAGGGCCAGGATCAGCAGAAGAATGTCGGCAAGCTCTCCGGTGGTGAGCGCAACCGCGTCAACATCGCCAAGATGCTGAAGCGTGGCGGCAACGTCCTGCTGCTCGACGAACCGACCAACGATCTCGACGTCGAGACGCTGGGCGCGCTTGAGGAAGCCATCGAGAATTTCGCGGGCTGCGCCGTGGTGATCAGCCACGATCGCTTCTTCCTCGATCGCCTCGCCACCCACATCCTCGCCTTCGAGGGCAACAGCCATGTCGAATGGTTCGAGGGCAATTTCGAAGCCTATGAGGAAGACAAGAAGCGCCGCCTCGGCGACGCCGCCGATCGTCCTACGGCGCTTTCGTACAAGAAGCTGACGCGGTGA
- a CDS encoding ribose-phosphate pyrophosphokinase: MARKTPGFGDTLGEWLVAEGLVPDERGTGGISDVARVRAILIAAARERRAVSYSELLGALGHRFTRPKMRAVCKTLDAIDIAAAAAGEPELAVLVVRETDRLPGQGWWTGAAERHGHKGEWTGPDAARLVARLQAQAFDYWQAKRRG, encoded by the coding sequence ATGGCACGCAAGACGCCCGGTTTCGGCGACACGCTTGGTGAATGGCTGGTCGCCGAGGGGCTGGTGCCCGATGAACGCGGCACGGGCGGCATTTCCGACGTGGCGCGGGTGCGCGCGATCCTGATCGCGGCGGCCCGCGAGCGCCGCGCGGTCAGCTATTCCGAGCTGCTGGGCGCGCTGGGCCACCGCTTCACCCGCCCGAAGATGCGCGCGGTGTGCAAGACGCTCGACGCGATCGATATTGCCGCGGCGGCGGCTGGTGAGCCCGAACTGGCGGTGCTGGTCGTCCGCGAGACCGACCGGCTGCCGGGACAGGGCTGGTGGACCGGCGCTGCCGAACGCCATGGCCATAAAGGCGAATGGACCGGCCCCGATGCCGCGCGGCTGGTGGCACGGCTGCAGGCGCAGGCGTTCGATTATTGGCAGGCGAAGCGGCGCGGTTAG
- a CDS encoding nucleoside deaminase has product MTSTMTHDPALLTRAYELARKSHDEGGCPIGSVLARGAAILGEGHNQRVQKGDPIAHGEMDALRNAGRQANYAGTTLYTTLSPCMMCAGTIVQFKIPRVVIAENRNFGGNEAFLRAHGVAVEIVDDARCVELMSRFIVERPALWNEDIAE; this is encoded by the coding sequence ATGACCTCGACCATGACGCACGATCCCGCATTGCTCACCCGCGCTTATGAGCTCGCGCGCAAATCCCATGACGAGGGCGGTTGCCCGATCGGATCGGTGTTGGCGCGCGGCGCCGCGATATTGGGGGAGGGGCACAACCAGCGCGTGCAGAAAGGCGATCCGATCGCGCATGGCGAAATGGACGCATTGCGCAACGCCGGCCGCCAGGCGAACTATGCCGGCACCACGCTCTACACCACGCTCAGCCCCTGCATGATGTGTGCGGGCACGATCGTGCAATTCAAGATTCCCCGCGTCGTGATCGCCGAGAACCGCAATTTCGGTGGCAATGAAGCGTTTCTGCGCGCGCACGGTGTCGCGGTCGAGATCGTCGACGATGCCCGCTGCGTGGAACTGATGAGTCGCTTCATTGTCGAGCGCCCGGCGCTGTGGAATGAGGATATCGCCGAATAG
- a CDS encoding DoxX family protein: protein MPIPDSWSSKLLSVLRIVTGLGFLQHGTMKFFAFPPPPPGMSGPLNPMMMAAGTLELVGGALIVIGLFTRPVAFILSGMMAVAYFMVHAPQGFYPALNGGEPAMLYCFIFLYLAAAGGGVWSADAARAKG from the coding sequence ATGCCTATTCCCGATAGCTGGTCGTCGAAGCTGCTGAGCGTATTGCGTATCGTTACCGGGCTGGGCTTCCTCCAGCACGGCACGATGAAATTCTTCGCCTTTCCCCCGCCCCCGCCGGGGATGAGCGGACCGCTCAATCCGATGATGATGGCGGCGGGCACGCTCGAACTGGTCGGCGGTGCGCTGATCGTGATCGGGCTGTTCACACGGCCGGTGGCCTTCATCCTTTCGGGCATGATGGCGGTCGCCTATTTCATGGTGCACGCGCCGCAGGGCTTCTACCCGGCGCTCAATGGCGGCGAGCCGGCGATGCTCTATTGCTTTATCTTCCTCTACCTCGCCGCGGCCGGTGGCGGCGTATGGAGCGCCGACGCGGCCCGCGCCAAGGGCTGA
- a CDS encoding acylphosphatase yields the protein MAIKRIFVTGRVQAVGFRDWIVRTAKTEGVTGWVRNRSDGSVEMIASGEDDAVTRFAEACKQGPEQARVDHVEVLEAHGEKPGKGFTKRFTA from the coding sequence ATGGCGATTAAGCGTATTTTCGTGACGGGGCGGGTTCAGGCGGTCGGTTTTCGCGACTGGATCGTGCGCACCGCGAAGACCGAGGGCGTCACCGGCTGGGTGCGCAACCGCAGCGACGGCAGCGTCGAGATGATCGCCTCGGGCGAGGACGACGCCGTCACGCGCTTCGCCGAAGCCTGCAAGCAAGGGCCGGAGCAGGCGCGGGTCGATCATGTCGAGGTGCTGGAAGCGCATGGCGAAAAGCCGGGCAAGGGCTTCACCAAGCGCTTCACCGCCTGA
- the greB gene encoding transcription elongation factor GreB — protein sequence MDRPNYITPTGYAALKAEYDALLSDERPKLVDVISWAAGNGDRSENGDYIYGRKRLREIDRRLGWLSKRMKAAKVVDPTRQEDRARVFFGATVTIADEDDNQRTLTLVGDDEADAGNGLVGWNSPFARALRGAAVGDLRKVMLPAGEREYEVIALTYP from the coding sequence ATGGACCGCCCGAACTATATCACCCCCACCGGATATGCCGCGCTCAAGGCCGAGTATGACGCGCTGCTTTCCGATGAGCGGCCCAAGCTGGTCGATGTGATTTCCTGGGCGGCGGGGAATGGCGACCGCTCGGAGAATGGCGATTACATCTATGGCCGCAAGCGGCTGCGCGAGATCGATCGGCGGCTGGGGTGGCTGTCGAAACGGATGAAGGCGGCCAAGGTGGTCGATCCCACCCGCCAGGAGGATCGCGCGCGCGTGTTCTTCGGGGCGACGGTGACGATCGCCGACGAGGATGACAATCAGCGGACGCTGACGCTGGTCGGCGACGACGAGGCCGATGCCGGCAACGGGCTGGTCGGCTGGAATTCGCCATTCGCGCGGGCGCTGCGCGGCGCGGCGGTGGGCGATCTGCGCAAGGTGATGCTGCCCGCCGGCGAGCGCGAATATGAAGTGATTGCGCTCACTTACCCCTGA
- a CDS encoding lytic transglycosylase domain-containing protein, whose product MLASVFKSALLLAGVSGVAAASQLTQSQAAWYAQALESGVPRLAPAYIQSDELSQSLVEWKRLQQSDNYPFSDYANFLLAHPGWPGETSRRAAAETILDSGTWAPGLVTRFFERFTPLTAAGRLRYAEALAATGRLPEAQEQARRAWRGGSLRPADEAKLMGAFLSALTPADHDARADMLIWKGSTTAATRQLAYVSPAKRALFEARIAYRTKAADAAERGAAVMEQGRGDPGYIADRARWLRDSGQGMAMRSYLAQPRKLDSFPGDPEAWYEILLLAARGAAADGQNDTAYRIASQVDDAYPAGTDISTRSLGERDDYTSLTWLAGTVALEKAGRARDAIGMFERYARGSKSPTTQSKGLYWAGRAAEAAGEQATAQAYFQRAAGFPDLYYGQLAAERLGNPLRRPPDFNAKIADPAVREAFFRREVVRAAQLLGTMGNRQDQSLFVRQIAQDATTDSDHILAAELSRTIGRPDLGVMVGRSALQNGLSDYTAAGYPSVRVPEAQSDYWTIIHAIARQESQFDRAAVSHAGARGLMQLMPGTAREQSGKLGLAYNRDSLTVDTDYNIQLGSSYFQRMLNLYGSYPLAVAAYNAGPGNVNKWLAANGDPRSGGVDVVTWVERIPIFETKNYVQRVLENAVVYDLLNPERSRSRGPANLSWYLGKNRPG is encoded by the coding sequence ATGCTGGCATCTGTGTTCAAGAGTGCGTTGCTGCTTGCGGGGGTTTCGGGCGTCGCCGCCGCCTCGCAACTGACCCAATCCCAGGCCGCCTGGTATGCGCAGGCGCTCGAAAGCGGCGTGCCGCGGCTCGCCCCGGCCTATATCCAGTCGGACGAGCTCAGCCAGTCGCTGGTCGAGTGGAAGCGGCTCCAGCAGTCCGACAATTATCCCTTCTCCGATTACGCCAACTTCCTGCTCGCGCATCCCGGCTGGCCCGGCGAGACGAGCCGGCGCGCGGCGGCGGAGACGATTCTCGACAGCGGCACCTGGGCACCGGGGCTGGTCACGCGCTTCTTCGAGCGGTTCACGCCGCTGACCGCCGCCGGCCGGCTGCGCTATGCCGAGGCGCTCGCGGCTACCGGGCGCCTGCCCGAGGCGCAGGAACAGGCGCGGCGGGCATGGCGCGGCGGTTCGCTGCGGCCGGCCGACGAGGCCAAGCTGATGGGGGCGTTCCTCTCGGCGCTGACCCCCGCCGATCACGACGCCCGCGCCGATATGCTGATCTGGAAGGGATCGACGACGGCGGCGACACGGCAGCTGGCCTATGTCTCGCCGGCGAAGCGGGCATTGTTCGAAGCGCGCATCGCCTATCGCACCAAGGCCGCCGACGCCGCCGAGCGCGGCGCTGCGGTGATGGAGCAGGGGCGCGGCGATCCCGGCTATATCGCCGATCGCGCGCGCTGGCTGCGCGACAGCGGCCAGGGCATGGCGATGCGCTCCTATCTGGCGCAGCCGCGCAAGCTGGACAGTTTCCCGGGCGATCCCGAGGCCTGGTACGAAATCCTGTTGCTGGCGGCGCGCGGCGCGGCGGCGGACGGGCAGAACGACACCGCATACCGCATCGCCAGCCAGGTCGATGACGCCTATCCGGCCGGTACCGATATCAGCACCCGCTCCCTTGGCGAGCGCGACGACTATACGAGCCTGACCTGGCTCGCCGGCACGGTGGCGCTGGAGAAGGCCGGCCGTGCCCGCGACGCGATCGGCATGTTCGAGCGCTATGCGCGCGGCTCCAAATCGCCGACCACCCAGTCCAAGGGATTGTACTGGGCCGGCCGCGCCGCCGAAGCGGCGGGCGAGCAGGCCACCGCCCAAGCCTATTTCCAGCGCGCGGCGGGCTTCCCCGATCTCTATTACGGCCAGCTCGCCGCCGAACGGCTGGGCAACCCGCTCAGGCGCCCGCCCGATTTCAATGCCAAGATCGCCGATCCGGCGGTGCGCGAGGCGTTCTTCCGCCGCGAAGTGGTCCGCGCCGCGCAGTTGCTGGGGACGATGGGCAACCGCCAAGACCAGAGCCTGTTCGTCCGCCAGATCGCGCAGGACGCGACCACCGACAGCGACCATATCCTCGCCGCCGAGCTTTCGCGAACGATCGGCCGCCCCGATCTCGGCGTGATGGTCGGCCGCAGCGCGCTCCAGAACGGCCTCTCCGATTATACCGCCGCCGGCTATCCCTCGGTGCGGGTGCCCGAGGCGCAATCGGACTATTGGACGATCATCCATGCGATCGCACGACAGGAGAGCCAGTTCGACCGCGCCGCGGTGAGCCATGCCGGCGCGCGAGGACTGATGCAGCTGATGCCGGGCACCGCGCGCGAGCAATCGGGCAAGCTCGGCCTCGCCTACAACCGCGACTCTCTGACGGTCGATACCGATTACAACATCCAGCTTGGTTCCAGCTATTTCCAGCGGATGCTCAATCTCTATGGCAGCTACCCGCTGGCGGTGGCGGCGTACAATGCCGGGCCGGGCAATGTGAACAAATGGCTCGCCGCCAATGGCGATCCGCGCTCGGGCGGCGTCGATGTCGTGACCTGGGTCGAGCGGATCCCGATCTTCGAGACGAAGAACTACGTCCAGCGCGTGCTGGAGAACGCGGTGGTCTATGACCTGCTCAACCCCGAGCGCTCGCGCTCGCGGGGCCCCGCCAATCTGAGCTGGTATCTGGGCAAGAACCGGCCGGGCTGA
- the dapA gene encoding 4-hydroxy-tetrahydrodipicolinate synthase has translation MFSGSIPALVTPFRNGAFAEQDFRDLVEWQIEQGSAALVPVGTTGEAATLTKDEHFEVVRVCADQARGRVKILAGAGSNDTAVAIGNVKAAQDSGADAALMVPPYYNRPSQDGIFRHFEAVANATTLPIVLYNVPGRTVTDIQPATVVRIVNAFPGRFVGIKDATGQLQRVTEHRLGVPTDFAQMSGNDETALAFNAMGGVGCISVTANVAPRLCADFQAAWAAGDQARALALHDRLFALHLAMFTDASPGPVKYAMGKVRPGFPTELRLPMTEPNEASRKAVDAALAGAGLV, from the coding sequence ATGTTCTCCGGCTCGATCCCTGCGCTGGTTACGCCGTTCCGCAACGGTGCCTTCGCCGAACAGGATTTCCGCGACCTCGTCGAGTGGCAGATCGAGCAGGGCTCGGCCGCGCTCGTGCCGGTCGGCACCACCGGCGAAGCGGCGACGCTGACCAAGGACGAGCATTTCGAAGTCGTCCGCGTCTGCGCCGATCAGGCGAGGGGCAGGGTCAAGATCCTCGCCGGCGCCGGCTCGAACGACACGGCAGTGGCGATCGGCAACGTCAAGGCGGCGCAGGATTCGGGCGCCGATGCCGCACTGATGGTCCCGCCCTATTACAACCGCCCCAGCCAGGACGGCATTTTCCGCCATTTTGAAGCGGTGGCGAACGCGACGACGCTGCCGATCGTGCTCTACAACGTCCCCGGCCGCACCGTCACCGACATCCAGCCCGCCACCGTCGTGCGGATCGTCAACGCATTCCCGGGCCGCTTCGTCGGCATCAAGGACGCCACCGGCCAGCTCCAGCGCGTCACCGAGCATCGCCTCGGCGTGCCGACGGATTTCGCGCAGATGTCGGGCAATGACGAAACCGCGCTCGCGTTCAACGCGATGGGCGGGGTGGGGTGCATCTCGGTCACCGCCAATGTCGCGCCGCGCCTGTGCGCCGATTTCCAGGCGGCATGGGCGGCGGGCGATCAGGCCAGGGCGCTGGCGCTTCACGACAGGCTGTTCGCGCTGCATCTGGCGATGTTCACCGACGCATCGCCCGGCCCGGTCAAATACGCGATGGGCAAGGTCCGCCCCGGCTTCCCCACCGAACTCCGCCTGCCGATGACCGAGCCCAACGAAGCCAGCCGCAAGGCGGTCGATGCGGCACTGGCGGGCGCGGGGCTGGTCTAA
- a CDS encoding GIY-YIG nuclease family protein — protein MREELQPCVYILASARNGTFYTGVTARLLQRVYEHRNGITKGFAWEHRALALVWYESHNDMESTILREKAIKRWKREYKLNLIERDNPEWLDLAVGLGFDPLPRD, from the coding sequence ATGCGCGAAGAGCTGCAACCTTGCGTCTACATCCTCGCCAGCGCCCGTAACGGCACCTTCTACACCGGCGTGACCGCACGCCTCCTCCAGCGGGTATACGAACACCGCAACGGCATCACGAAGGGCTTCGCATGGGAGCATCGCGCGCTGGCTCTGGTTTGGTACGAGAGCCACAACGACATGGAATCCACCATCCTTCGCGAGAAGGCGATCAAGCGCTGGAAGCGCGAGTACAAGCTGAACCTGATCGAGCGCGACAACCCGGAGTGGCTGGATCTGGCAGTCGGTTTGGGGTTCGATCCACTACCGCGTGACTAA
- the smpB gene encoding SsrA-binding protein SmpB has translation MARPRPATFDKVKTVAENRRARYDYFIDTVYEAGLALTGTEVKSLRGGEGSIKESYAEVVDGAVWLVNANIPEFSHGNRFNHEPKRPRKLLLHEREINKLHGAVARQGMTLVPLSIYFNGRGRAKVELALAKGKKTHDKRDSAKEQDWKREQARVLRDRG, from the coding sequence ATGGCCCGTCCTCGCCCCGCCACCTTCGACAAGGTCAAGACCGTCGCCGAGAACCGGCGCGCGCGGTACGACTATTTCATCGACACCGTCTACGAAGCCGGGCTTGCGCTGACCGGCACCGAAGTGAAGTCGCTGCGCGGCGGGGAAGGGTCGATCAAGGAATCCTATGCCGAGGTCGTCGATGGCGCGGTGTGGCTGGTCAACGCCAACATCCCCGAATTTTCGCACGGCAACCGCTTCAACCACGAGCCCAAGCGCCCGCGTAAATTGCTCCTTCATGAGCGCGAGATAAACAAGCTCCATGGCGCGGTGGCACGCCAGGGCATGACGCTCGTGCCGCTGTCCATCTATTTCAATGGACGCGGCCGCGCGAAGGTCGAACTCGCGCTGGCCAAGGGCAAGAAGACACATGACAAGCGTGACTCCGCCAAGGAGCAGGATTGGAAGCGCGAACAGGCCCGGGTCCTCCGCGATCGTGGCTAG